A single Triticum dicoccoides isolate Atlit2015 ecotype Zavitan chromosome 2A, WEW_v2.0, whole genome shotgun sequence DNA region contains:
- the LOC119353902 gene encoding protein PELPK1-like: MLRKNTMSSLVFLMALLLSCSSMSSAARHLEEAVPKKEYPPHPIVPELPKPELPPHPAMPELPKPELPRPLVPEVPHPVAPETPKEPELPHPVAPEVPKHELPPHPAMPELPKPELPHPAVPQTPKEPEVPHPTVPEVPKHELPSHPAMPELPKPELPHPAVPEVTKEPEVPHPVVPEVPKEHELPHPTMPELPKPEMPHHAVPEVPKELHVPHPEVPEVPKEPELPHPAVLEVPKHEMPPFPKAELPQKPEFHFPEPEAKP; this comes from the coding sequence ATGCTGCGCAAGAACACCATGTCCTCCCTTGTCTTCCTCATGGCGCTGCTGCTCTCATGCAGCTCCATGAGCAGCGCAGCACGGCACCTAGAGGAGGCCGTGCCCAAAAAGGAGTATCCACCACATCCGATCGTCCCGGAGCTGCCAAAGCCCGAACTCCCACCTCACCCTGCCATGCCTGAGCTACCGAAGCCTGAACTACCGCGCCCTCTCGTTCCCGAAGTGCCACACCCCGTGGCGCCGGAGACACCAAAGGAGCCTGAACTGCCGCACCCCGTGGCGCCGGAGGTGCCAAAGCATGAGCTGCCGCCGCACCCTGCTATGCCCGAGCTCCCGAAACCTGAACTACCGCATCCGGCTGTGCCACAGACGCCAAAGGAGCCTGAAGTGCCACACCCCACGGTGCCCGAGGTGCCAAAGCACGAGCTGCCGTCGCACCCTGCTATGCCCGAGCTCCCGAAGCCCGAACTACCACATCCGGCTGTGCCTGAGGTGACAAAGGAGCCGGAAGTGCCGCACCCCGTCGTACCGGAGGTGCCAAAGGAGCACGAGCTGCCGCACCCTACCATGCCAGAGTTGCCAAAGCCTGAAATGCCACACCATGCCGTGCCAGAGGTACCAAAGGAGCTCCATGTGCCGCACCCTGAGGTACCGGAAGTGCCAAAGGAGCCTGAGTTACCGCACCCTGCCGTGCTAGAGGTCCCGAAGCACGAAATGCCACCGTTCCCGAAAGCCGAGCTGCCCCAGAAGCCCGAGTTCCATTTTCCGGAGCCAGAGGCCAAGCCATGA